AGCTGGTTTACTTCAATAAGATAATCTTCAAGAATCGCCCAGTTATATAGATGATTTAGATTAATTCTTTTAGTCTCTTCATTGCAGAATGTACCGTAAGTCTATGGAATGAAATCAATTCATTTTTATAAATTACTCCATAGATACCATAAGGTGTAGGTGAAAGTTTCAACAATTCTTCTCTGTCCTTTAAATCAATAATTTCTGCCTTTATATCTAATTTGTTTGCTCCCTCTATAACATTATCAGTTGCTATATCTACAAATGGACACTGCTGCGTTCGTAAAATTGTTAATTCGTTAAATCTTTTCAACCTTTCATCCCAATCTTTTGGAAAATAAGGGTCTGGCAAATCCCCAAATTTATATACAAGTAATTCAAAACCATAAGGAGCTTGTTCAATTTCAATAAAGTTATTTTTTATAAAAACATCTTTACTTGGTGTCCATGAAGTTTCTGGATTTGTAATGACGATTACTCCATTCTTGTTTTGTTTCTTTGCATCTTGAATACAATAATCAATCAATTTTGAAGCATATCCTTTTCCTATAACATTTACCCATAAGCAATGAATAACCAAATAATTATCACCATAGACAGCTCTTGAAGAATACTCAATTGGAGTATATTCTATAAAGCCTGCTGGTTTGTTATCATCCATTACTTTTATATATTTTAAGCCTTCATTGAATCTTCCTTTAATCCAATTGTTTTTATTTGTATAACCTTTTGATTTTGGCTTACTGCGAAGACAATAACATCCCGTATTTTCTAGATTGTCTTCGTTTAACTCTACCAATTCAATCATCTGACTGATATTCTCCATGAATTCCTCCTGATTTAGTAATACGCAATATTTGTAATGTATTCACTAAAAAAAGCATTAATCCTCCTTGGGATTAATACTTTATTAATGTTTCGTTATTGAACTAACCTTACCCTTTAGTTGAGTGATTTCTATAAATATATCGTCATATAACGCTAATATGCTTTTGATTGATAATTCTTGGGAGGAGCCGAGTATCTTACCTTTTATGTATACATTGCTTCTTATCTTAGGTGTAGGTATCGTTTGTTTCTTATACAAATATTTAACAGGAAGCACGTTATATCATGGATAAATAAACTGTTTATAAATTCTAAGATTCGAAGAACAGGATAAAGGTGAGTATTTCATAGAGTTCAATCATTACTACAACAGTGATTAGGATTTCAGCAATTACAATAAAATACTTTGTTTTATTTAATCTTTTCATATGAACAAAGTACAATAGAAAACCGATTAATACTGAAAGGATAAGGGAAAGTATTGACGGGAAAATTAGAAATTCACCAAAATGTATACCAACATTTAAATTTAGTTGAATAAAATAAAAGAATATAAAATTCACAAGAGAAATAATTACTATAAATTTCATCTTAAAAATATTATCTAATATCTGCATATGTTCACCTCTCTTTAAGGGCATAAATCCTCTTTGGAACTTGTGCCCTTCTATACATAAACTTATTATACTAACCTCCCTTTAGTCGAATAGATTCAAGAAAAATAGCATTAATCCTTTCTTGGGATCAACGCACCCTATAGCTCTTTATTATATTTTCCCTTTTAAATTAATTTGAAATTTGATTGTTTAAGTAGGGGGTTAAAGATACATGTTTTGGATACAACCTATGTAATATATAAATAATGAAAGGGATTAGCATAACAAATAAAGTCGTTCCAATTGTTAACAATGTTATTATTTGATTAATATATTCTTTCATATCATTGGCACTAAATGAAGAGGTGGTTGAATAAATTCCGCTATAAATTATTGGAATCCCTGCAATAACGTTATTTAAACTATGTAGGATAATAGGAATAATAAGTTTTCCAGTCTTTAAATAGAGCGTACAATATAGAATTCCTAAGAAAAAATGACCAATAAAACCACTATTAAAATGAAGGAGAGCAAATATAAAAGAACTCAAAAGTGCTGCTTAAAATAATCCAATTGATTCACCCCATTTGTTAAAGAGAAAGCCTCTAAATAACAATTCCTCTGCTAACGGAGCTAGTGTAATGGTGACAATTAAACCAACTATAATTAGAAATAACCCTGTATTTTCAACAACGTTTGTATCAGGACCATTTATGAATTCACTTATAAAATCTTCATTAGCGAAATTAATTATGTTAATAACTGTTATTATGGCTGATATAGAAAACAAAACAAATAATAGCTGTATTCCTATGTATTTCATCATTTCATTTTTAGTTATATTAACACTACCGAAAATCCTATTAACAATAATACCTTTTTTGTGAAAAGTGTTCATAAGAGCAAGAACAATACTTATATACACTACACCTGAAGTCACCATACCTACGACTTTGTAGTGTAAATTAAATACCAAGCCTATAAAAAACACAAAGAGTATCACTATTAGATGAATAAGGAATATCTTTAATATTACTTTAAACACACTAACATCTTCTAGCTTATTCAAACTATCCCTCCCGTCTCTCCGTTTGCTTTATCACTTTATAAGGCATCGTCAGAATAGCATTTCTTCTTTCATTCTTTCTTGTTAAACTATACTTTCTCCGTTAGGTTAAGAACTTCACAATATCGCAAATCTTCATACTAAAAATCATATCAGAAGATAACAAGTTATTGTTCATATTTTCCACTTTATCTTGATCACCAAGTTCGGTAGATTTTTGCTGCTGGGATTTAAATTTCTTTTCCTTCAGTTCATCGCGCTTGTCACGTTTATCCTTAAGTGAGGAGTGGGCTGGATCTTCTTGATACTTTTGTCACCGATCTAATCGATTAAGATCATCCGGTACAAGATTAAATTTACTATCATTTATAACTGCCGAAATCCCAACATTTGATTTGTACTTTTCATAATTAGGATATACACCTTTGAAATATTCTTCCGCTGTTCCAGGTATATAATTTTGAGGTTCTGGGTAGGATGTTATTACACCCTCAAAATTCCTCAACACCACTTTATCCGCACTTTGCGAAATTAAATAATTCGGTTGTAACGAAATTTTGCCTCCCCCACCAGGAGCGTCTACTACGAAGGTAGGGACGGCGTTTTTTAAAGTAAGTATGATAGACACTAAACAACTGCAAATCAAGATGATTTATATCATCTTTAATTTGCAGTTTTAATCACACATGATGATAATTATGAGTAAAATTCCAGCTTTCTATTGCATAGTATCCCTTTACTACGTATTATCAAATCGTAATTAAATAAAACGTACTAATAGTAACAACATAAAAAAACACTAACTTAACTAAATTAGCAATCCCATATTTACAAAGAGGTAGGAGATCAATTATGTTTTCTGCTTGAGAGCCACGTTGTCCTTTTAGAATATCA
The Bacillus mesophilus genome window above contains:
- a CDS encoding GNAT family N-acetyltransferase; protein product: MENISQMIELVELNEDNLENTGCYCLRSKPKSKGYTNKNNWIKGRFNEGLKYIKVMDDNKPAGFIEYTPIEYSSRAVYGDNYLVIHCLWVNVIGKGYASKLIDYCIQDAKKQNKNGVIVITNPETSWTPSKDVFIKNNFIEIEQAPYGFELLVYKFGDLPDPYFPKDWDERLKRFNELTILRTQQCPFVDIATDNVIEGANKLDIKAEIIDLKDREELLKLSPTPYGIYGVIYKNELISFHRLTVHSAMKRLKELI
- a CDS encoding cold shock domain-containing protein, translating into MVPRQGNHFLFYLHLTIVKITGDGFKSLYEGKRVQFDILKGQRGSQAENIIDLLPLCKYGIANLVKLVFFYVVTISTFYLITI